The sequence tgcctgcccagtggtcaatggagcagttgGTGATGTTCCTGAATGATAAGTTTTGGCAGCAGAGGAAAGGGGCCCTGGAAGGCCCAGCCAATGTGGCGGAACCGCTGAGATCTGGGATTGAGAGAGTTAAGCAGAGGCGATTCAGAaaatggaggaggcagtgggggagcacgaggagtagATGGCCTCATTGGTGGCTAAGATTGGAGTGATGCGAGAGAGCCAGAAAATGCTGGGGGAGGACTTCAggtgacggtgatgtgctgagcagtcgcacatcaggtggctctcctccagaatacAATCAAAAAGGTACTTTTAGACGAATTTAGCCCAAAAATTCAGACTTATTTCACCCACAAGGAAGAAACAGagagtaatcatagaatttacagtgcagaaggaggccattcggcccatcgagtctgcaccggctcctggaaagagcaccccacccaaggtcaacacctccaccctatccccataacccagtaaccccacccaacactaagggcaattttggacactaagggaaatttagcctggccaattcacctaacctgcacacctttggactgtgggaggaaaccggagcacccggaggaatcccacgcacacacggggaggacgtgcagactccgcacagacagtgacccaagccggaatcgaacctgggaccctggagctgtgaagcaattgtgctatccacaatgctaccgtgctgccaagatgCCAGCGAATGGGAGCTCGAGAGGCCGCAGACGGCAGAAGCGGAGGAACAAGCCAAGAGCAGCGGGTGAGCAAGTCTGCGGAACCATGAGGTGAGGGGTCCCCGGCCAGCCCGGAGAGAGGGAGACCAATGACACGAACAACGACTTCTCCCCCGTCACCTgcctggagatggatggaagacaTTCCTGGCAAaggtatttttaatttttttttaattttagggaacacaattatttttttttcccaattaaggggaaatttagcatggccaatccacctaacccaaagcagacatgaggagaatgttcaaactccacagggaccgtgacccagggccgggattcatagaacatagaatttacagtgcagaaggaggacattcgacccatcgagcctgcaccggcccttggaaagagaactgcACTTAAGCCCACCCAACCCCGCCCCATActcgtaacccagcaatcccacccaaccccttttggacactaagggcactttagcatggccaatccacctaacctgcacatctttggactgtgggaggaaaccggagcacccggaggaaacccacgcagacaccaagcgaacatgcagactccgcacagacagtgacccaagccgggaaccgaacctgggactctggagctgtgaagcgacaatgctaacctctgtgctaccgtgccactcacattcgaacccgggtcctcagtgccacagccccagtgctaaccactgcatcacatgcAGCCCCAATTACTGACAAAGGAATTGATGGCAATGAGACAGGTGATCAAAGTGAAGATCCAGGCGTCAGTCAAGGTGGCAGTGACAATcctagagctggagaaggcatcgACGGACCTTAACGATGGGATTGTTGCTctggtcatggagagcatcaactccatgcaggcggggaaggtgccggtaCAGAACCGGTTCCCGACTGACTTCTATAAAACTTTTGCACCAGCTCTGGCCCCGCACCTACGGGAGATGTTCGCAAACTCactagcgaggggcaccctgggtgggattctcccctacccggcggggtgggcagTACCGGCGCTGaggggtggcgtgaatcactccggtgtcgggccgccagGAAGGtgtgccagctggcgtggaagggcTTGATGCCACGCCACCTTGCGGTGAAGGGCACCAGCGTGtgatggcgtcatcccagtgcatgcgcagggtggttcttctccgcgtcggccatggcggaggttgacagcagccggcacggagggaaagagtgcccccacggcacaggcccgcccacggatcggtgggccccgatcactttggccaggccaccatgggggcacccccccggggccagatccatccgtgccccccgaggactccgcaggctgtgcatagagccaggtcccgccgttaaGGACCTATTTTGATttgcaccggcgggactggccaaaaatgggcggccgctcggcccattgcgggccggagaatcaccgggggggggccactgcctgcggtcgccgaccggcgcagcgcaattcccgcccccgccaaaaccctgctgccggagaattcagcagccggcgtcggggtggcggagcgggattcacgccgcctcctgccgattctccgacccagcgggaggTCGGAGTATCCTGCTCCCCGCCTCCTAcactaacacaggccaccatatcactgatacccaaaaaagacaaacggaatgtggatcatttaGACTCATTTTGCTGCTTAACATAGAGGGAAAGTAATCGCGAAGTTCCTGGCCAGGAAACTGGAGAACTACTTACCAGAAGCGGTCACAAAGGATCAgactggctttgtcaagggtagacaaacTGTGAACATCAgccggctgctgaatgtgatactgacctcatccggggagagaacaccagaggtgattgtctccctggatgcagaatagGCCTTCGACAGATTCAAATAGAAATatctcattgaggtactggagtggtttgacCTAGGGTCAGAGATCACCTCGTAGATGAAACTCCTGTGCAACACTCCCAGGGCAAGCGTTCAGATCaaccaccaccagctctgaatatttccagttgcatataggcacaaggcagggatgcccactgtccccgctcctaTTCactctgggaattgaacccctggcggTCGCCCTGCGAGATGCAAGAGATGGGAAGGGTgtctgaagaggaggcagagagcccaGAGGCTCACTTtatgtggatgatctgctcctccacatctcagacccacagaatGTCTTGAAGGAAATCAGAAGCGCTTGGCAGAGTTTTGGGCCTTCTAGGGCTACAAACTCAAGCAGGGCAAAAGTGAAGTATttccagtgaacccaaatgggggagggtCAGAGCTGGAGTGTCTACCATTCAAACGATTCCAAAACaagttccgctacctggggatccagatagctcatgactggacacggatccacaagtggaatctgaccagtctgacagaggaagtcaaaatgGACCTACAGAAAcgggtgtactcctggattgaatTCTTTGTGCTGGACAAGATGCTGTTGGTGGGTGTAGCCAATTCAGAGTATATCAATTTGGGCGCATAGGGAGAAAACAGAACAGGAGGAAAGGGCAAGACTGGTGGACAAGATTTTGAGGGTGGGCAGGGGATATTTGGAGATGCTGGAGGCTGGGcttttgaaggagaggcagaggctccagatggagtttgggttagtttctatggggaaggcagtagggcagcTGCAGAGGGACAGAggagcagtgtatgagtatggggagaaggcaagtaagGTGTAGGCCCATCAGTTGAGAACGtaagaggcagtgagggagattggcagagttAGGGAAAATAAGGGGAAGGTGGTGATGAcccgcaaggggtgaatggggtgtttgaggcatTTTATAGAAGGCTCTATGAGCAGGAGTCCACAACCAGGTAGGAGAGAATGCGACATTTCCTGGATTGGTTGGAGTTTCCCAAAGTAGAGGAAGAGCTGATTCAGGGGCTGGAGGCCCCAATtgagctgagggaggtgatggacatTATGGGGATGATGAAGACGGAGAAGACCCAAAGGCAGGACAAGTTTCTGGTAGAGTTCTTTTTAAAGGTCCTAGGGGCGGACCTAGGACCACTGCTGTTGGGACCGtataatgaagcaagggagaggggggaactccccccaacaatgtcacaggcttccatcgccctgattttaaagaaggaGAAGGGTCTGGAGCAGTGCGGGTCATACTGCCCGATATCATTATTGAAGTTGTTGGAGAAGATGTTGGCTTCGCTAATCAAGGGcagtgtcccgggggtgataggcaaagatcaaacgggttttgttaaggggaggcagttgttggaaaatgtgaggaggctactcaatgtaattatgacgccttcggaggggcaggagatggaggtagtggtggcaatgaatGTGGAGAAttgcgtttgatcgggtggaatgggcatacttgttgcaggtgctggggcagtttgggttgggcaggggtttgtggattgggtccggctgttgtatAAGGCACCAGTCGTGAGCTctttgccttggcgatagagccgctggcagtGGTGCTTAGAACATCAAGGGACTGGAGAGAGATTGAGCAGGGTGGCATCGAGCACAAGATCTCATTGTCTGccgacgacctgctgctgtatattTTGGACCCAGGGCAGTATCGGAGGCATCATGgggatcctgggggagtttggtcgGTTCTCGGGATACAGGTTGAATATAAAAAAAGCGGGGTGTTTCCGATTGAGACttgagggcaggaaaggaggcttgGGGAGATGCCATTTAGGCTGGTGGGGGCGACTTTCAGGTATTTGGGTGGCGCGGAGCTGGCCGCAGTTGCACAATCTGAACCTGGCTCGGTTGGTAGAGTAGATGTGggtggactttaagaggtgggaatgTTCTGCTGCTGTCGCTGGCAGAGCAagtgcagacagtaaaaatgatggtgctgccaaggtttctgtttgtgttctAGAACCTCCCAGTCTCACCCCCAAGTTGTTTTTTAAGAAGGTCAATGGACTAATCTCTGGATTTGTGTGGGTGAGGAAGACCCCATGGGTTAGGAGGGCTTTCTTGGaacggggagtgggaggggggggggggggggggggtggctggcactgccaaatatGATTACctgctactgggcagcaaatattactatggttaggaagtgggccgTGGGCGATAGGTCAATGTGGGGACGGATGGAAGTGGCATTGTGTAGAAGTATGTGTTTATCAACACCTCTCttgttctcgccggccaggtactccgtgagcccagtggtggtgtcggccctAAAGGTGTGTGACGGCGGCAGCACCTGGGGCAGGAGGCTGCCTCGGTGTTGGCACCGATCTGCGATAACCATAGATTGGCACCGGTGGGGCTGATGCGAGGTTTACTGAGTGCCAGccggcagggattgagcgctttGGCGATCTGTTTACAGGGGGCAAATTTgcgaagttggaggagctggaggaagtgTATGAGCTGCCCAGGAGGAACAGATACAGATacctgcaggtttgagacttcacctgaggaaggagctgcactccgaaagctagtgattcaaaacaaacctgttggactttaccctggtgttgtaaaacttcttactgtctgtgtggagtttgcacattctccctgtgtctgcgtgggtctcaccctcacaacccagatgtgctgggtaggtggattggccacattaaattgccccttaattggaaaaaaatgaattggatactctgaatataaaaaaaatttaaaaaagaattagACATTAATTAGTCAAAAATGTGACATTTCTCTCAATGGAAGGATGGGACAGCATGATTCAAAAACTGATTGCATTAGTTCTAACGGGGATTGATGGAGGAAATTGTCAGCGTCTGGATCTGAGCTCTACACCAGGAGTGAAATATAATTGTCTGAAAATACATGTCACCCAGTCATTGATCCCATGCCACTCATATCATTTATCACATCAATTTCATTGATCACATGCCACCTCATCATCTGTTATAGTTCACCTAAAACTCAGCCACTGTTGCTGGTAGATTTCTACCACAAGTAATATCAAACAGACAGGTCTGTAGTTACCTGCTTTCTCTCTTCCTGCTTTTCTAAGGGAGTGACATTTGCAATTTGCCAATTCAAAGGTACATTGAATCTAGAAATGGGGGTAAGTGCTATCTCAACCTAGTACAATATTCTGTAGTTGAGAAGGTAATGTTATACTTGTGAGGCACTATCCtattaatgtcactggactagtaatccagagacccaggataatgctttggggacctgggtttgaatcccaccaaggcagatggttgaatctgaatgcaataaaaatctagaattaaaaatctactgatgagcatgaaaccattgtcaattgttgtaaaaacccgccTTTTCCGGTGACGCCAGGTGCAGCTTTAAAAGATGGTTCAGCGCCTAATGTACCGACGTAGGTCGTCCTACAACACCGCTTCCAACAAGAAAAGATTGTCTCGCACACCCGGTAACCGCATTGTGTTCCTGTATACCAAGAAGGTCGGCAAAGCACCAAAGTCCGCATGTGGCATCTGTCCTGGAAGACTCTGGTATTCGGGCTGTTAGACCCAAGGTCCTAATGCGATTGTCAAAGACCAACAAGCATGTCAGTCGAGCTTATGGTGGATCCATGTGCGCCAAGTGTGTACGTGACAGAATTAAGCGTGCA comes from Scyliorhinus canicula chromosome 1, sScyCan1.1, whole genome shotgun sequence and encodes:
- the LOC119977504 gene encoding LOW QUALITY PROTEIN: 60S ribosomal protein L34-like (The sequence of the model RefSeq protein was modified relative to this genomic sequence to represent the inferred CDS: inserted 2 bases in 1 codon), coding for MVQRLMYRRRSSYNTASNKKRLSRTPGNRIVFLYTKKVGKAPKSACGICPGRLXGIRAVRPKVLMRLSKTNKHVSRAYGGSMCAKCVRDRIKRAFLIEEQKIVVKVLKAQAQSQK